The Blastocatellia bacterium genomic sequence GGAGGCAGGACGAAGAGGCCCGAAGGCGCAAGGGGGAGCAGCATTGAGTGAAGCAAGAGGGCAGGAAGCGATGCCAGGCCGCCTAACAACGACATGCACCGGAGCCGCCGCAACGCAATTCTCATCCTTTGGCCATTGCCGTTCGGCGGCCCGGTGATGTGTGTTCGTTAGGCGTCCCTACAGCAAACGCAAGTAAGGAGCGGCTGACGAGAGCGAAGGCGCGGATCGCGTATGGCCAACCACAATCCCTGATAGCCAAAACCAAGCAAGCCGCCGTGTCAGGCCAGGGCTCAATCCGCATTGCGCTACCGCTGCTCAGCGAGAGGCGGCGGTTGCAGAGGGCGCTCGGTACGAGCAATGAGGCGACGGCAACAAGAGGCCGGCAGGGGCAGCGCCGCCGGCGCAAGGTAGGCAAATGGACGGACGCGGGCGACCCCCCGGAGGCGAAGGGCGGCGGCACGAAGGCGGCCAACTGGCAATAGCGGATAGGGGTCGCAGGGCGAAGCGGGGCGAAGGCGGAGGGGCAAGCGGCTATAGGTGAAGCAAGAGGGGAGCGGTGCGATGCCAGGCCGCCTAACAACGACATGCACCGGAGCCGCCGAAGCGGAGTTCACGTCGTTTCCCGCAATGCCGTTCGGCGGCCCGGTGATGTGTGTTCGTTAGACGCCTGCATTTGAGCAGTTCATATCGCAACTGCAAATCAGGTAAAATGGCTGGGGAGGCAGACAATGATAAAGACTGTTGAAGCCGTGATTGACGAGAACGGCCACGTTCGACTTTTAGAATCCATAAACTTGCCGGCTGCTAGGCGCGCACTCGTAACTATTTTGGAAGAGGAGCCGGCAACGAGTATTTCTGAGACGGCCCTGCTGAGTGAGTCGGCCCTTGCCGAAGATTGGAACAAGCCGGAGGAGGACGCGGCGTGGTCACACCTACAGCGGGCGCGGTAATTCTTGTGCCATTTCCCTTTTCTGACCTGTCAGAAACAAAACTGCGCCCGGCTTTGGTGCTGGCGGATGCGGGTCGAGGTGACTGGGTTTTATGTCAAATCACAAGTAAACCGTATGGAGATGCCAAGGCGATAGAGATAAAGGACGGCAGCCTGGAAACAGGGGCGCTGCGGGTAATCAGTTATGCGCGGCCAGGGAAGCTATTTACAGCTAATGACAGGTTGATTGTTGCTCAGGTGGGAACTTTGAAGGCAGAAAAGTTCAAACAAGTTATTGAAGCCGTCACAGAGTTACTGCGAGAGAGCCTTAACCCATAATTACTTGTCCTGCTTTCAACGGCGTCTAACAAGGCGTTGCAGCGGAGGCCACGAAGCGCGTTTCACGTGGTTGCTGGTGAGGCCGCTCGCGGCCCCGCTAAACGCGGGCGTTGGGCTGCCCAAAGTGATGAATGTGAAGGGAGAATATGAAGATAGCTGAACTGAAGATTCGTAACTATAGAACGCTGGAGTCCGTTGATCTAACGTTCCCCTCATCGTATACCGCGATCTGCGGGGCCAACGACTCTGGAAAGACAAACGTTGTACGCGCAATCCGGGCACTCATGAAAGAGGATGACCAATACCAAGTGATCTCCTTTGGTAATGAATCGGAAATGTCTGTAAAAGACGACTACCCTAAATGGAAAGATATAGACCCATTAAGGAGAGAGATCGAATTCCAACTAGCTATTACATTGCATCGGGAGCGCGATGCTGGCTTGTATCAAGTAGTAGTAAAACAGCTTTCCTTAGATGCCCCTCCCGATACTTTTGATCTTGGGCTAACCGTAACCTACCGAGTTGAACGGACAGAACCGCTCGTTGTAGTCCGGGCTTGTGGCAACGAATACGCTGATCTCGATGCTCAAGAAGTTCTAAAGAAGCTTCAGTCATCAAAGAGCATTCTTTTCTATAACTCTACACAGATTGACCCCCGAATATTATTTCGAGGTGCGAGCGCAGGAGGCTATATTCGGGATATATCCGGTCAACACGAATCCTTAGTCGAATCAATGAAGAAGACAGTTAACCGTGGCCTTGCCAAGATATCACGCAGTCAGCAGGCTGAACTAGAAGGTTTGCTTGGTCGCCTTCAAACAAAATACAAAGTAGGCCTGTCGCTTCCTCAGTTTGATTTTAGCTACTTACCTTTTAGCATCACGCTTGGAGATAAGACAATAGAGGTGCCACTTGACGATTGGGGCAGTGGTACGAAAAACCGAACCCTCATATTGCTCACCTTGTTTCGGGCAAAGCAGATTGCAGACGCAGAGGCATCGGCAGGGAAGGTCACGCCAGTTATCATAGTGGAGGAACCGGAAAGCTTCCTCCACCCTTCTGCGCAGGCAGAATTCGGGCGGGTCTTGCACGATTTAGCTGAGGAGTTCCAGGTACAGGTCATTGTCACAACCCACAGTCCATATCTCTTAAGCATAGACAAGCCTACCTCGAATATCCTTCTACGTCGGCGTACAGTCTATAAGCAATTGCGGGATACCGAGCGCGTTGCAATCACACCGGAAAATTGGATGGTTCCGTTTGGTCAGGCTCTTGGGTTAGACGCAGAAGAATTCAAGCCTTGGCAAGCCTTGATTCTCAATGATTCCGACGCAATCCTGCTTGTTGAAGGGGATACAGATAAGGAGTACTTCGAAATGCTACAGAATGCAGCGCATGGACAGCGGCGCTTGGTACTTCAAGGAGAGATTGTTTCTTATGAGGGAACCGGTAATCTTCGCAATACAGTTCTGCTTCGATTCATTAAAAACAGGCACCAAAAGCTATTTGTTACATTTGACCTTGACGCATCGGACCAACTTGAGAAGCCGCTCCGCGCATTACAGCTTGAGAAAGGGAAACATTATCTGCCTATTGGGATCAACGCAGCAGGCAGGAAAAACATTGAAGGCCTCCTCCCTGACGCAGTGACCACCGCAGTTTACGGAGCAAATCCGGCACTTGTGCAAGCAGCGACAGCAGGGACAAAAGAGGAACAGGAGAGTGCAAGAAATCGCCTCAAGAGGCTGCTTCTGGATGAATTCAAACGTACTGCGACACCTGGGCCGGAGTACTTTAGTCATTTCTATGCGATAGCAAAAGCTATCAATAAAGCTCTCTCGCCTTAAGTCGCTCGTCGGGCTGCCCAACAACTGCATGCAGCGGAGGCCGCGAAGCAGGTTTCTTATCATTCCCCGAATTCCGTTCGCGGCCCCGCTGATGCTGGGCGTTAGACGTTGGGAGTCCTCGATATGCGGCTTCCAACTCAGCATTGTAGAATAGGCTACTATGGCCAAAGCGAGCGTAAAAAGAGAATGGCGGCGATTACGGCACGATTTCGAGTTGCAAGCCAAACAGTACCATGAACTTACTCTATCAATCTATTTTATAACCTCAGATAATCTTGTTGAGGACGAAGCATTCGGCCACCCCAACCATACAATAATGCTGTGGCAATATTTTGGTAATGTGGAACCAAATACGTCCAACAATAAATTTATGAATGCCCGAATTGCGAAATTCGGCATTACCGACGCTATGGTCACTGCGTTTGGCGTCACGAGGCACGCCTTATTATGATAGAAAATATCATGAGAAATGTGGTTGATTATACTGTGCCAGGCAAGCCGGTATTTATCTGTAACCCTGACCCACTTTCAGTATGGCTGAACTTTATACTGACTTTTATTGCTACGCTTCAGCCAGAGCGCTTTCAGCGCCGCACTTTGGATGTTGACCCCTTTGCAGCGTCATTGGCTGCTCTTGATTATCTAACTCATCCCAAACCTAGACAGAGCAAGGTTAATAACAATCAAATGGCAGCGAGTTTGACAAAAAAGCGTTTTAAGGTTGCACTCTCATTTCCAGGTGAAAAAAGAAGATATGTCTCAAAAATTGCGAAAGGACTGGTGGAGCGTTTGGGCCCAACCAGCATCTTTTACGATAAATACTTTGAGGCCGAGCTTGCTAAACCGAATTTGGATCTCACCCTTCAAAAGATTTACCATGAAGATTCAGAACTCATAGTGATCTTTATTTGTAAGGAATATGAACAGAAAGATTGGTGTGGCCTTGAATGGAGAGCTATCCGAGACGTTATTAAGAACCGGCGAGACAAAGATATAATGCCAATGCGTTTCGATGACACCAAAATTCCAGGCCTTTTCTCAATTGACGGGTATATTGACCTTCGCAAGCGATCTGCCAATGAAACTGTTGATT encodes the following:
- a CDS encoding type II toxin-antitoxin system PemK/MazF family toxin, with product MVTPTAGAVILVPFPFSDLSETKLRPALVLADAGRGDWVLCQITSKPYGDAKAIEIKDGSLETGALRVISYARPGKLFTANDRLIVAQVGTLKAEKFKQVIEAVTELLRESLNP
- a CDS encoding AAA family ATPase, producing the protein MKIAELKIRNYRTLESVDLTFPSSYTAICGANDSGKTNVVRAIRALMKEDDQYQVISFGNESEMSVKDDYPKWKDIDPLRREIEFQLAITLHRERDAGLYQVVVKQLSLDAPPDTFDLGLTVTYRVERTEPLVVVRACGNEYADLDAQEVLKKLQSSKSILFYNSTQIDPRILFRGASAGGYIRDISGQHESLVESMKKTVNRGLAKISRSQQAELEGLLGRLQTKYKVGLSLPQFDFSYLPFSITLGDKTIEVPLDDWGSGTKNRTLILLTLFRAKQIADAEASAGKVTPVIIVEEPESFLHPSAQAEFGRVLHDLAEEFQVQVIVTTHSPYLLSIDKPTSNILLRRRTVYKQLRDTERVAITPENWMVPFGQALGLDAEEFKPWQALILNDSDAILLVEGDTDKEYFEMLQNAAHGQRRLVLQGEIVSYEGTGNLRNTVLLRFIKNRHQKLFVTFDLDASDQLEKPLRALQLEKGKHYLPIGINAAGRKNIEGLLPDAVTTAVYGANPALVQAATAGTKEEQESARNRLKRLLLDEFKRTATPGPEYFSHFYAIAKAINKALSP
- a CDS encoding TIR domain-containing protein, producing MIENIMRNVVDYTVPGKPVFICNPDPLSVWLNFILTFIATLQPERFQRRTLDVDPFAASLAALDYLTHPKPRQSKVNNNQMAASLTKKRFKVALSFPGEKRRYVSKIAKGLVERLGPTSIFYDKYFEAELAKPNLDLTLQKIYHEDSELIVIFICKEYEQKDWCGLEWRAIRDVIKNRRDKDIMPMRFDDTKIPGLFSIDGYIDLRKRSANETVDLICQRLGEGNNHP